AGATTGGCGTGCGCGACTCCATCCTGCTCAAGCCCGGTCCGCTCACGCCGGAGGAATGGGTGGAGATGCGCAAGCACCCGGAGTTCGGCTACCGGATGCTGGCGAAGATGCCCTACCTGCACGAAGCGGCGCTCATCGTGCTCCAGCACCAGGAGCGGTGGGACGGCAAGGGCTACCCGCAGAACCTGGCGGGCGAGGACATCGTCCTGGGCGCGCGCATCTTCTGCCTCGTGGACACGGTGGATGCGATCACGTCCGACCGCCCCTACCGCAAGGGCCGGCCCATGAGCGTGGCGCGGGATGAAATCCGCCGCTGCGCGGGCACCCAGTTCGACCCGGCGCTGGCGGAGGCCTTCCTCAACATTCCGGAGACGGAGTGGCAGCGCATCCGCCAGGAAGTCGAGGCCTTGGAAGCGGCGGAGAACGAGCGCTGGAACAGCGACCCGCTCGGTCCTCCCGCGCCCCTGGCCCGTGCCAGCGGCGCCTGAATCGACGCTTCAGGGCGCCAGCTCCACCGCGCGCGCTTCGCGGATGACGTCCCCTTCCAGGAGGGCGTCAACCACGTCCATGCCGGACACCACCTCGCCAAAGGCCGTGTAGCGGCCGTCCAGGTGCGGCTGCGGGGCGTGGGTGAAGAAGAACTGGCTGCCACCGGTGTCCTTCCCGGCCAGGGCCATGCCCAGGGTGCCTCGGCCGTAGGGCCGACGCGTCATCTCGCAGCGAATGGAGTACCCCGGCCCGCCCTCACCGTCCCCGCGCGGGTCTCCGCCCTGCGCGACGAAGTCCGGCACCACGCGGTGGAAGGTGACGCCGTTGAAATAGCCCTTGCGCGCCAGCGCGTGGAGGTTGCCCGACGTGAGGGGCGCCTCGTCCACGTCCAGCCGCACGGTGATGTCCCCCTTGTCGGTGCGCAGCACGAGCCCCGCGCGCGCCGGGGCGGCCACGGGCCGGAAGGTGTTCGCGGGCAGCTCCACGCGCGCCGAGCGCACCCGCTGCCCCGTCAACTGCGTGAGGGCCTGCGCCGCCACGCGCCGCACGTTGGCGTGCGGATGCATCAGCCATTCACGCAGGCGGGGTTCGGCGGCCGTGCCCTGCAGCGCCACCAACGCGCCCGCCACCGGCTCGGCCAGGTCTCCCGGCGTCCGCGGCACACGTGCCGCCAGCGCCTCCACGGCAGGTAGCGCGGCCGCGTCTTTGAGCACACCCGCGGTCGCCGCCGCCGCGCCCGCCACCACTTCATCCTCGCCTTCGATGAGCTCACGCACCGGCGCCGCCGCCTCGGGCACGGGCCGCGCGGACACGGCTTCCAGCGCCGTCAGGCGCACACGCGCCTCGGGGTGACGCAGGTACTTCACCGCGAAGCCCGCCCCACCCTGCCCCTTCGTCTGAGCCACCTCGCGCAGCCCCAGCGCCAACCGGCGCGCCTCGGGCACGCGTCCGTACCCGCACCCCAGGACTTCCTTCGGCGCGCCCTCCTGCCGGTCCATCGCCGCCGCCAGCCGGCAGTCCAGCCAGGCCAGGTCCGCACGCGCCACGTCCGAGGCCGCGCCCCGCTCCGCGTCCACCAGCGCGAGCCGCAGCGACTCCAGGACGGGACGGCCGAAGGCGGGCAGACCCTGCTGCGCCAGCGCCAGCAGCGCGTGTCCTTCCGACGACCGCGCCAACGTCTCCACCGGCGCCTTCGCGCCCTCCGGCGCCGACGCCCCCGCCGCCGCCGGAGGCGCCATGCCCCGGGCCACGCGCCTGGCTCGCGCCGCCAAGGCCTCCAGCGCATCCACCGCGGTGCACGGTCCACTGCAAGCCGCCGCCAGCTTCGCCAGCGAGCGCGCCGCCTCCGCCGCCACACGCGGAACCGAGTCCTCCAAGAGCCGCCCGAGGACCACGGCATCCTCGGGACCACCCACGTCACCGAAGCCCTTCGCGCACGAGGCCCGCACGTCCGCGTCCGCATCACCCAGGCAGCGGCGCAACGCGAGCAAGGCCTCGGGCCGCTTCACGGTGGCCAGGAAATGAGCCCCTGCCTGACGCGCCTCCACCGGCCGCTCGGCCGCGAGCAGCGCCTCCGCTGGCGCCAGGGGCACCTGGGCAACCACCGCCGCGCCGCGGGTGCGCGCGAGGACGCCCAACGCCTGTGTGGCCTGGGCCGCCTCCGCCCCATCCACTTCCCGCATCCGCTCGGACAGCCACGCCACGGCCCCGGATGTGCCGAGCCGGCCCACGGCCTCCACCACCGCCCGCCGCACGTCCGCGTCGCGTTCCGTCCGCCCGGCGTCCACCAGCGCCTTCTCCAACGCCGCGAGCTCGGCATCCACCAGGGGCTCCCAGGACAGGGCGAGCACGCCCGCGGCGAAGGCCGCCTCGCCACGTACCGCCGCGTCCTCATCCTTCAGCCCCGCGATGACGGTCTCCAGGGTGGCCGGGTCCTGGATTCGCGCCAGCGCCCGCAGGGCCCGAGCACGCACCCGGGCATCCGGTGCACTGGCGGCCAGCGACACCAGGGCCCCATTTCCCAGCGAGCGCGCGTCCTCCCACGCCTGGATGCGCTCGAGCGTCTGCGCGTCCACGGGAGGCGGCTTCACCGGCGGCACGGAACGGACGCATCCGGACAGCAGCGAGAAAGCGACGACACATGTCGACAGGGCACGGACGGAGTGCGAGCGGCGCATGGCGCGGGCCTAGGTCAATTCCCCGCGAAAATCCAGGGGTTAGGCCGCGAGGGGTTTGACACGCAAGGCCGGCGCTCCGAAGATGACACGTGGATTCTCTCCGCGGGAGCGTTGGTCCTGAACTGCCCTGGCTGCGGCTCGAAGGTAGCCGCCAACACGTCCATCTGTTCCGTCTGCGATTACATCATCGATGGCTCGTTCCTCTCGGGGGAACCGCCGGCCGAAGAGTCTGAGGAGTCCACGGACGCGGCGGAGGACCCCCGCCGAGCCGCAAAGCCTCCTCCCCCGCGGCGCCCACGTCCGGCCGCAGGCAAGTCCGGAAGTCGGCCCGCCGCCGCGCCGCCGCCCGACTCGGACTCCACCAACATCCGGAGCATGGAGGACGTCGCCCGCAGTGCGCCGCAGCAACGTGCGGCGCGTGCAGCGGCGCCTCGGCCCGCGCCTCGCAAGGCGCCCGCTCCCGAGCCCGCGGCCTCGGTGGACCCGTGGGACCGCTCGGACTCGCACGACCGGGGCACCGCCGTCACCGACCCGGATGAGCTCATCCGTGACGCGAAGGAGCTGTTCGCTCAGCTCCAGGGTGGCGACAAGGTCGCGTTCTGGGGCGCGGCGGTGGTGCTGATGTCCTGCTTCATGCCGTGGAAGGAGACGGCGGTGGATGGGGACGTGCTCGGCCTGATGAGCCTGGGCTCCGGCGCCTTCATCATGTCCATCCTCCTGCTCACGGCCGTCACGGTGCGCGTCAAGGGCTCGTTCCCGAACGTGAACCCGGTGGTGCCGTGGATGGGCCAGCTCATCGTCAGCATCGTGTGCCTCATCTGGTGCGTCGTGTTCATCAAGGTGTCGTCCGACACGACGATGGTGCCCACGCCCATCGGCAACTCGGAGATGATGAACTCGTCGCCCAGCTTCGGCGTCTACGTGGCCATCCTGGGCGCGGTCGCCACAATGGGCGGCACGCTGCTGGGGCTCAAGGGCCAGTCCTCGCACTGAGCCTCCGCGCCTCGAATGAAAAAGCGCTGCCGCCCTCCGCGGCAGCGGGCTAGCGTCACCGGCCACCATGTCCGACGCCTCTCCCCTCTCCCGTCTCACCGCCGCGCTCGACGCGGCCGTCTTCGGACAGCAGCGCGTGCTGGAGGACCTGGTGACGGCCTTCCTCGCGCGCGGCCACGTACTGCTGGAGGGCGTGCCCGGTGTGGCCAAGACGCTCACCGCGCGCAGCATGGCCGGCGCGCTGGGGCTGCTCTTCACGCGCATCCAGTTCACTCCGGACCTGATGCCGGCGGACATCCTGGGAACCAACGTCTTCCAGCCCCAGGACCACGCCTTCCGCCTCGTGAAGGGCCCCATCTTCACGGAGGTGGTGGTCGCGGACGAAATCAACCGCACCCCGCCCAAGACGCAGGCCGCGCTCCTGGAGGCCATGGAGGAGCGGCAGGTCACCATCGACGGCGTGTCCCACGCACTGCCGCCCCACTTCTTCGTGGTGGCCACGCAGAACCCCCTGGAGTTGGAGGGCACCTACCCACTGCCGGAGGCCCAGTTGGACCGCTTCCTCATGCGCGTGCGCGTGGGCTACCCGGAGGCCTCGGCGGAGACGACGATGCTCCGCGCCTTTCACCAGCGCGAAGGCAAGCCGGCCACCACCCGCCAGGTGCTGGATGCGCCCACGCTGCTGGAGTTGCAGTCGCGCGCCGCCCGCGTGTCGTGTGACGACTCCATCATCCAGTACGTGGTGGCCATCGTCCGGGAGACGCGCACCAACCCGCGCGTGCGCCTGGGTGCCAGCCCCCGCTCGGCCCAGGCGCTGCTCGCGGCCTCCAAGGCTCGCGCCGCGCTGATGGGCACGGACTTCGTCACCCCGGATGACGTCAAGGCCGTCACCTTCAGCGTCCTCAACCACCGGCTGCTCCTCAAGGCCGAGGCCGAGGTGGAAGGCATCACCGCGGATGACGTGCTGAAGCAGACGCTCGAACGGGTCCGAGTGCCCCGGTGAGCGCCGGGCGCCCCGTCCCCACCGGCCTCGCCGTGGCCCTGCTGGCGGCGGGGCTCCTCCCGGCGGCGCTCGCGGTGGCCAGCCCCGCGTTCGGCTGGCTCGCGCTGGCGACGGACGTAGCCGTGCTGGCCCTCTGCGCCGTGGACTTCCTCCGGGCCCCGCGCGCCCAGAGCGTCCGCGTCTGGCGGCGCGTGGAGCCCGTCCTCTCCTCCGGCACGCGCAACGCCGTGCACGTGGCGCTGGAGCGCCAGGACACCGGCACCGCGCCGCTGCACGTGGAGGTCCGCGACGAGCCGCCCGAGGACATGGCCAGCAGCGGGCACCGGCAATCCCTCACCCTGCCCGCGGCACGGTCCACGCCCCAGGAGCTCACCTACTTCGTCACGCCGCCTTCGCGGGGTGACGCCCGCTTCGGGGACGTGCACCTGCGGCTGCGAGGCCCCCTGGGCCTGTGCGCGCGAC
Above is a genomic segment from Myxococcus xanthus containing:
- a CDS encoding AAA family ATPase; translated protein: MSDASPLSRLTAALDAAVFGQQRVLEDLVTAFLARGHVLLEGVPGVAKTLTARSMAGALGLLFTRIQFTPDLMPADILGTNVFQPQDHAFRLVKGPIFTEVVVADEINRTPPKTQAALLEAMEERQVTIDGVSHALPPHFFVVATQNPLELEGTYPLPEAQLDRFLMRVRVGYPEASAETTMLRAFHQREGKPATTRQVLDAPTLLELQSRAARVSCDDSIIQYVVAIVRETRTNPRVRLGASPRSAQALLAASKARAALMGTDFVTPDDVKAVTFSVLNHRLLLKAEAEVEGITADDVLKQTLERVRVPR
- a CDS encoding peptidylprolyl isomerase, producing the protein MRRSHSVRALSTCVVAFSLLSGCVRSVPPVKPPPVDAQTLERIQAWEDARSLGNGALVSLAASAPDARVRARALRALARIQDPATLETVIAGLKDEDAAVRGEAAFAAGVLALSWEPLVDAELAALEKALVDAGRTERDADVRRAVVEAVGRLGTSGAVAWLSERMREVDGAEAAQATQALGVLARTRGAAVVAQVPLAPAEALLAAERPVEARQAGAHFLATVKRPEALLALRRCLGDADADVRASCAKGFGDVGGPEDAVVLGRLLEDSVPRVAAEAARSLAKLAAACSGPCTAVDALEALAARARRVARGMAPPAAAGASAPEGAKAPVETLARSSEGHALLALAQQGLPAFGRPVLESLRLALVDAERGAASDVARADLAWLDCRLAAAMDRQEGAPKEVLGCGYGRVPEARRLALGLREVAQTKGQGGAGFAVKYLRHPEARVRLTALEAVSARPVPEAAAPVRELIEGEDEVVAGAAAATAGVLKDAAALPAVEALAARVPRTPGDLAEPVAGALVALQGTAAEPRLREWLMHPHANVRRVAAQALTQLTGQRVRSARVELPANTFRPVAAPARAGLVLRTDKGDITVRLDVDEAPLTSGNLHALARKGYFNGVTFHRVVPDFVAQGGDPRGDGEGGPGYSIRCEMTRRPYGRGTLGMALAGKDTGGSQFFFTHAPQPHLDGRYTAFGEVVSGMDVVDALLEGDVIREARAVELAP